The sequence CATCTCCCAGCGTATTCACATCACTCACCCATACCGGGTAATGCCGGGCCAGTTCTTCCACCTGCTCCCGCACATTCTCTTCCTTATTGGCGATGATCAGATCAGGCTGAAGCTCATGCACCACATCCATATGCACCTTCTTCGTGCCACCCACTCTTTTTTTGGAACGGAACCAGTGCCCAGGATGCACGCAGAACTTAGTGATGCCCACCACTTCCTCGTCCAGCCCCAGGCTGGCCAGTAATTCCGTTTGGGAAGGCACCAGGGAAATGATCCTTTGCGGGATGCCGGGCAAGGTAATTGTCCTGTTGAGCTGATCGGTGAATGAAGGCATCTTGCAAGTTACAGGGTTTACTTAAAATGTAACCTTGCCAGGAAACACTCCCTGTCTTTTCCTCGTTGCCTTGTTGCCTCAGTGCCTCGTTGCCTCTAAGGCCATTACACCCGTGTAAAAAACAGATCAAATGAGTATGGAAAACCAGCGCTTTATAATCTCACTCAATTGCTCAATACCTTACCATGTTTAAAAACTACTTTACCGTTGCCTGGCGCCACCTGCTGAAAAACCGCCAGTTTACCGGGTTAAATCTGGTGGGCCTGTCTACCGGACTGGCCTGTACCTTACTCATCTGGCTATGGGTACAGGATGAAAGGTCGGTGGATAGGTTCCATAAAAATGATGATCATCTCTTCCAGGTCATGGAACACCGGCCGCACAGTGGTGGTATTACTACTTCCCCGGAAACACCGGCCCTCCTGGACGAGACTTTAACAATGCTCATGCCCGAAGTAGCATCCGCTACAGTTACTACACCTCCCTCCTGGTTTCCCCATGTAGTGCTGTCAGTAGGCGATGAAAATATAAAGGGAGCCGGATTATTTGCCGGTAAAGATTACTTCAAAGTATTCACCTATCCGCTTATCGGCGGTAATCCCAACGAAGCGTTGGCCCACAGGGATGGCATAGTGATATCAGAGCAACTGGCCATGCGCCTCTTCCATGATACAGACCAGGTGATCGGGAAGCAGGTATCCTGGCAGATATTTCAGATCAAAAAGAGCAGCATCGTTACCGGTGTTTTTAAAGGAACGCCTGCCAACGCTTCTATCCAATTCGATTTCCTGTTGTCCTTTGAGGCGTTTAAAGAGATCATGGGCATGCAGGGCGGTATGGACAGTGGCGGCCCTTTTTATACGTACGTGGTATTGAAGGAAGGTACACGGGTAGCTGCTTTCAATGATAAGCTGAGCGCTCTTATGAAGGACAGGAGCAATGGCAATCAGCGCCGGATGTTCCTGAAACCGTATGGCGAAAATTACCTGTATGGTGATTATGAAAACGGCGTGCAGTCGGGTGGACGAATCGCTTATGTACGGTTGTTTTCGCTCATCGCCATTTTTATCCTCGTAATGGCCTGCATTAATTTCATGAACCTGTCCACCGCCAAAGCTGCCGGCCGTATGAAGGAAATGGGTATCCGCAAAACCATTGGAGCAGGGCGGCTTTCGCTAATGGTGCAATACCTGGCAGAGTCTTTCCTGCTGGTACTGGCAGCCACGTTACTCGCCTTATTGATGGTTCTGTTTTTCCTCCCCACCTTTAATCATATCACCGGTAAAGAGCTTGCCATTGCCGTAGATACACGGTTTGTGGTAACGCTGTTGTGCATGGTATTGATCACCGGCTGCCTGGCGGGTAGCTATCCTGCTTTCTATCTTTCCGGCTTTCATCCGGTGGCGGTATTGAAAGGGAAGGTCAATCCTGGAACAGGCGCCTTGTGGGCGCGGAAAGGACTGGTTATCTTCCAGTTTACCTTGTCGGTAGTATTTATTGTAGCAGTATGGGTGGTATACCGGCAGATCGCTTTTATACAATCACATAAAACAGGCTATGACAAAGAACAGGTGATTTGTTTTGATGCAGAAGGCAAGGTGCCGGCAGGTATGGATGCCTTCTTAACGGAGATCAGGCAAATACCGGGCGTGGTCAATGCCTCCAGCATGGTGGGCAATGTACTGGGCGGACCTTCGTTGGGTATTCCCTGGCAGTGGAATGGCGTAGAAGAAACCACGCCGTTCAGGTGCTTTCAGGCCAGTTATGGCATGATAGAAACATTGGGTATTGAGATGAAAGAGGGACGCTCTTTCTCTGCTGCCTATGGGATGGATACCGCTGCCATCATTTTCAATGAAACGGCTATCAGGGTAATGGACATTAAAGACCCGGTAGGTAAAGTGATCCGGTTTAGTGGAACAGATTGGCGGATCATAGGCGTTACAAAGGATTTCCATTTTCAATCCCTGCATGAAGCCATCAAGCCATTGTTCTTTAAGCTGGATTTCCAAAATACGACAGTCATGGTGAAGATCAATACGGCCCGGGAAAAAGAAGTGATCAACCGGCTGAAGGCATTTTATACAACCTTCAATCCCGGCTTCCCTTTTGATTACAAATTCCTCGATGAGGATTACCAGGCCCAGTATCAGGCCGAGCAGCGGGTGGCGGTTCTTTCCAGGTATTTTGCCGGGCTGGCCGTGCTGATATCCTGCCTGGGCCTGTTTGGCCTGGCTTCTTTTACTGCTGAGAAGAAACGTAAGGAAATAGGCATACGCAAGGTATTGGGCGCTACAGTAAGCCAGGTAGTGTTGTTATTGTCGAAAGACTTCCTGCGGGCGGTGGGGATAGCCCTGGGTATAGCGATGCCACTGGCAGGGTGGATCATGCATGACTGGCTCAATGGGTTTGCCAGGCATATCAGCCTGGGCATAGACATATTCCTGGTAACGGGCATAGCCGTGATCCTGCTCACGCTATTAACGGTTAGCTTCCAGGCGGTGCATGTGGCGATGGCCAACCCGGCTAAAAGCCTGGATACAGCATAACGTTAAACAGTGTAACTAACAAAAATAATGGCTATTGAAGCGGGCTGTTGAAGAGGCTGCCCTTTGTAATGGTGAAAGCGACCTGTTGTTTTTGTGAGGAGACCGCTGCTGCCTCCTGCTAAATAGAATAAGGATCATCTAGCAGGAGGGTATTGGATTGCAGGCGGTTCTTAACACACAGGAATTGGAACTCAATTGGTTTTTTCTCGGACGTTGGATCTTATTGGACGGTTTTTCCTAAGGATACGATCAAATTGGTTTCTTTCGGACTTGGACTCTTGGACGGTTTTAAAGGACTTAGGACATTGGTCTTTTCACAGACAAGGATGACAATCGTTTGGACATTGGACGGCTCATACGGACATTGGATCTTGGACTCTTGGATTTAAAAGGAAAAAGAAGTTGATTGATACTGGATTTTAGGATTTTCTCTGGATATTGGATGTGTAACTGATCTTTACACCGGATATTGGATATGATTGATAAGCTATCAATCAACTTCGATAACAAAGATATATCCACATTGAAATGTTAACAAGAGCAGAAACTCTCGATTTAATTTATTCGGTATTTACTGCAATATTCGTAAGTACTTCAGGGTAGTTGTAGTAGGATAACGTAGTAGGTATGGTAATACTACGAGATTGCCCCTGGGAAAGGGCTATTTCATTGATCAGCATCAAAAGTATGGTACGTGAATTTACCAGTTATTCACATATCAACAGCTATATTAAAATAATTTAATCTGATTGGCCGGTCTTTATGCTACCCCGGCTTTTGCCTCCATTAAACGGGCGGGAAAGCGCATTGATCGAATAAAGTTCAGGATCAGCTTTTCAGGTTGCATCTTTGTATCAGCTTATTGAGAAGCCCTTTTTAATCCCTACACCCGCTCTCAATACAACAGGGGAAGAACCGAAATTATCTGCCCCTTGTCTCTGATTAAAAGATTTTCTAAAGAAGGAAAGGCTGGTTGTCTAACCGGCCTTTTTATTTTTTGTAAGAAGTCCAATTAACAAAAGTCTGCAAGTCAGTAAGCTCGTGGAGTTAAAAACTTTCGAAGCAAACGTACTCACCACTGACCACTCACTATTAATTGCCCAGCGCCTGGATCACGTCATACTTGGTAACGATGTGGAAATTGCCGGCTTCATCCTTGCTTAATACCGCGCCATTGTCTTTATTGATCAGGGTGCGCAGTTTTTCGATGGGAGTGTTGAACTCCACTACCGGGAAAGCAGGTTCCATCACACTTTCTACAGAAGCATTTTTAATATCGGGATTGGAGAATACTTTCTGGAAAAGGCCGCTTTCACTGATCGCACCAATAAGGCCATTGCCATTAACAACAGGTATGTGCTCAATATCGTGTTTCTTCATCAGCTCTACTGCATCGGCCACCGTATGTTTGGGTTCAATAGTCACCAGCTTTTGTTTGGCCGGCCGGCCGTTCACAATATCCCTGAACGTTTTTACATCCAGGAAGCCCCTTTCCATCATCCACTGGTCATTATAGATCTTTCCTACATAGCGGCTGCCATGATCATGGAAAATACATACTACGAGATCATCCTTTTTGAGGCGGTCTTTTAACTGTATCAATCCCTGCAGGCAACTGCCGGCGCTATAGCCGCAGAACAGGCCTTCTTCTTTGGCAATGCGGCGGGCCATCACAGCGCCGTCTTTATCGGTCACCTGTTCAAAATGATCAATCACGCTCATATCATAATTCTCCGGCACAAAATCTTCCCCGAAGCCTTCGGATACATACGGGTGTACCTCTTTCATATCTACCTCACCGGTGCGGAAATACTTGGTAAGCAGGGAGCCATAAACATCAATGGCCCAGATCTGGATGTTGGGATTCTTTTCTTTCAGGTACATAGCTGTACCAGTTACGGTGCCGCCTGTTCCGGCTGTACATACCAGGTGGGTGATCTTACCGTCTGTTTGTTCCCATAACTCAGGCCCCGTGGTTTCATAATGCGCCAGCCTGTTGGCCAGGTTATCATACTGGTTGCAAAGGAAGGAATTGGGGATCTCTTTGGCCAGCCTGCGGGCTACAGAGTAATAAGAGCGCGGATCATCGGGCTCCACATTGGTAGGACATACAATTACCTCAGCGCCTACGGCTTTCAGGATGTCCATCTTTTCCTTCGATTGCTTATCGGTAGTAGTGAAAATACATTTATAGCCTTTTACACAGGCGGCCAGGGCCAGCCCCATGCCGGTATTACCGCTGGTACATTCAATAATTGTGCTGCCAGGCTTCAACTTGCCTTCCTGCTCGGCTACTTCTACCATCTTCAGGGCCATGCGGTCCTTAATGGAATTGCCAGGGTTGAAATAATCCACTTTGGCCAATACCGTGCAGGGAAAATCCTTCGTGATCTTGTTCAGCTTGATCAATGGCGTGTTACCAATCGTTTCCAGTATGTTATGCTTAATATCCATTATCCTGTGTTTGTGAGGCAAAGGTAAGAAATAGGGGGTTACCGGTAGACATTACCCGGGGCAGGGGGAACAAGGCTACAGCGCTGAAAAACAGGGGCTAACCATTCATAAACCTTTTGCAAACCTTTTTTCATCCATGTGTGAACCATGTGTCAAACATGTACGCTTCATTGGAGAACACCCCCATTTGACACATGGTTCACACAAGGATGGTACAAGGATTAGGCGAGGATGGTAGGAGCCTACTGAGAGTGGAGTGCTCTAAATATGGTCAGGGATACCCTGAAAAGCGCACTGGAGTGCTCTAATACTGTACATCTTCATAGTGTACCAGTGCAAGGTTCAGGCCATACCCTGAGCATTCCGCACCCATCAACTGCCCTTTCCTTCCCCTTTTGAGACGGTTTTTCAATAGCCCGGGCGCAGCATAAAAGCGAAGTATAAAGGATCGTTAAAAGGGACCGCATGGCTGGAAAGTAATAAATTTGCCTATATTTTCACGCGTAAATCAAGGGTATTGAAAGCATATTTTGTCAGTGGAATGGCGGCCGATGAGCGGGTATTCAAATATGTCCGTTTACCCGAAGGGTATGAAATAGTACACCTCACCTGGATCACTCCTCAGAAAGACGAGTCATTACCATCATATGCTTTACGCATGGCGGAAAGAATTGACACCAGTCAGCCTTTTATACTGGTAGGCTTGTCATTTGGCGGCATGCTGGTAACAGAAATTGCCAAACGGTTCCCGCCTGTTAAAACCATCCTTATAGCTAGTATCCCTTTGTCTACCCACCTGCCGGGCTATTTCCGGGTAGCAGCTATCCTGCGCCTGCATAAAGTAATACCCATCGGACTGGTCAAAACGGCGGCCCGGTTAAAACGCTTTATTACCAATGAGAAGTCGGAAGATAAAAAACTGTTGTGGGAGATCATCAGGAGTAGTGATCCCGCTTTCATCCGTTGGTCTATGGAAGCCATTCTGAAATGGAAGAATGAAGAAATGCCGCAGCCGGTATTGCACATTCATGGTACACGGGATGAGATACTGCCTGCACGATACACAAAACCTACCCATATTATCCCGAAAGCCGGTCACCTGATAGTGATGACGAGCCCGGATGAAGTAAACACGATCCTGTACAATGCATTGGCTGTATAAGGGTTAAAAATCATATTTAGATCGGTAATTACTGTTGATA comes from Paraflavitalea devenefica and encodes:
- a CDS encoding ABC transporter permease, translated to MFKNYFTVAWRHLLKNRQFTGLNLVGLSTGLACTLLIWLWVQDERSVDRFHKNDDHLFQVMEHRPHSGGITTSPETPALLDETLTMLMPEVASATVTTPPSWFPHVVLSVGDENIKGAGLFAGKDYFKVFTYPLIGGNPNEALAHRDGIVISEQLAMRLFHDTDQVIGKQVSWQIFQIKKSSIVTGVFKGTPANASIQFDFLLSFEAFKEIMGMQGGMDSGGPFYTYVVLKEGTRVAAFNDKLSALMKDRSNGNQRRMFLKPYGENYLYGDYENGVQSGGRIAYVRLFSLIAIFILVMACINFMNLSTAKAAGRMKEMGIRKTIGAGRLSLMVQYLAESFLLVLAATLLALLMVLFFLPTFNHITGKELAIAVDTRFVVTLLCMVLITGCLAGSYPAFYLSGFHPVAVLKGKVNPGTGALWARKGLVIFQFTLSVVFIVAVWVVYRQIAFIQSHKTGYDKEQVICFDAEGKVPAGMDAFLTEIRQIPGVVNASSMVGNVLGGPSLGIPWQWNGVEETTPFRCFQASYGMIETLGIEMKEGRSFSAAYGMDTAAIIFNETAIRVMDIKDPVGKVIRFSGTDWRIIGVTKDFHFQSLHEAIKPLFFKLDFQNTTVMVKINTAREKEVINRLKAFYTTFNPGFPFDYKFLDEDYQAQYQAEQRVAVLSRYFAGLAVLISCLGLFGLASFTAEKKRKEIGIRKVLGATVSQVVLLLSKDFLRAVGIALGIAMPLAGWIMHDWLNGFARHISLGIDIFLVTGIAVILLTLLTVSFQAVHVAMANPAKSLDTA
- a CDS encoding pyridoxal-phosphate dependent enzyme — protein: MDIKHNILETIGNTPLIKLNKITKDFPCTVLAKVDYFNPGNSIKDRMALKMVEVAEQEGKLKPGSTIIECTSGNTGMGLALAACVKGYKCIFTTTDKQSKEKMDILKAVGAEVIVCPTNVEPDDPRSYYSVARRLAKEIPNSFLCNQYDNLANRLAHYETTGPELWEQTDGKITHLVCTAGTGGTVTGTAMYLKEKNPNIQIWAIDVYGSLLTKYFRTGEVDMKEVHPYVSEGFGEDFVPENYDMSVIDHFEQVTDKDGAVMARRIAKEEGLFCGYSAGSCLQGLIQLKDRLKKDDLVVCIFHDHGSRYVGKIYNDQWMMERGFLDVKTFRDIVNGRPAKQKLVTIEPKHTVADAVELMKKHDIEHIPVVNGNGLIGAISESGLFQKVFSNPDIKNASVESVMEPAFPVVEFNTPIEKLRTLINKDNGAVLSKDEAGNFHIVTKYDVIQALGN
- a CDS encoding alpha/beta fold hydrolase; the encoded protein is MKAYFVSGMAADERVFKYVRLPEGYEIVHLTWITPQKDESLPSYALRMAERIDTSQPFILVGLSFGGMLVTEIAKRFPPVKTILIASIPLSTHLPGYFRVAAILRLHKVIPIGLVKTAARLKRFITNEKSEDKKLLWEIIRSSDPAFIRWSMEAILKWKNEEMPQPVLHIHGTRDEILPARYTKPTHIIPKAGHLIVMTSPDEVNTILYNALAV